The nucleotide sequence TCCGAGGATACTTGGCGGCTGAAAACCCCGACCCGAGGCCGTCCGTGCACCCGTGGCCCGCCAACCCGACCACCTAAATATCCATGTCTGATCCCACCCGATACAACGCTGACTTGGTCGATCCGTCCGCCTTCATCGCCGACACCGCCACAGTCGTTGGTGACGTTCGCTTGGGCAAAAACGTCAGCGTCTGGTTCGGCGCGGTGCTGCGTGGCGACTTGGAACCGATCATTGTCGGCGAAGATTCCAACGTCCAAGATCTGTCGGTCCTGCACACCGACCGCGGATTGCCTTGTCAAATCGGGCGTCGCGTCACGATCGGCCACAGTGCGGTCGTCCACGGCGCGACGGTGGAAGACGACGCGTTGATCGGCATCGGCGCGATTGTTTTAAGTGGTGCCAAAGTCGGCGCCGGCGCGATCGTGGCCGCCGGAGCGTTGGTGACCGAGGGTGCGGAAATCCCCGCCGGTCGTTTGGCCGTCGGTGTGCCGGCGAAAGTGATCCGTGACGTCACCGAAGACGATCGCGATCGTATCACCAGCAACATGCAGCATTACGTGGAAAACGGACAGCGTTTCAAAGCGGCACAGGAATCATGACCAAGGAATCTGCTTCAACGACCCGATTCGGGTTGATCGGCACCGGCCGAATCACCCGCCGCTTGGTCGCCGACATTCAGTCGACCTCGGGTTGCGAAGTCACCGCGGTGGCCAGCCGCACGATGGAGCGCGCCCAGTGGTGCGCGTCACAGTACGCGATCGCCGAAGCGGTGCAGGGTTACGAAAACCTGTTGTCCCGTGATGACGTCGACGCGGTGTATCTGTCCTTGCCGCCGTCGCTGCATCGCCAGTGGTGCGTGGCGGCCGCCGAAGCCGGTAAATCGATCCTGTGCGAAAAACCGCTGGCGATGAACTCCGCCGAAGTCGCCCAGATCAATGACGCATGCCGGCAACACGGTGTCCGCTGGCTGGACGCGACCGGTTGGCTGCATCATCCTCGCACCGCCGCGTTTGCAGATCTGATCCGTGGCGGCCGTTTGGGAACGGTACGTCATATCAGCGTGGCGATTTCATTCTTTGAACCCTTCCAATCCGGCGAACATCGCTTGCAGCGTGAACTGGGCGGCGGATGCGTCTTGGATTTGGGCTGGTACGCTTGTGGCGTCGCACGTTTTGCATTTGGCAAACCTTGTCGCGATGTCATGGCGACGGCCGTTTATCGTGGCGACGTGCCGATCCGCTGTACCGCGGTCCTGCGATTCGATGACGATCTGTCGGCCACCATTTCCTGCGGCTACGATACCGCGACGCGCAAGTGGTTTGAAATCGCCGGCAGCGACGCGTCCCTGATCTGTGACGACTTTTCACGACCTTGGCCGGACAAGCCCGCACGGTGTTGGATCCACGACGCGTCGGGCAAGGTCGACCAGTTGGATTTTGAGGGGCATCAAGAGATTCGCATGACCGAAACGCTGATCGGCGAAGACGACTTGGCATCCTTGCACGCCCAAGCGATCGACACGCAAGCGATGGTCGATGCGATCAATCGGTCGCTGGAAACTTCGTCCGCACAGGAGCCGACGTCATGCATTTGATCCGCGCCGTGATCCAACCGACCAAGCTGTCGACCGTGCGTGATGCGCTGGCCGAATTGGGCGTCCAGAATTTGACGATCAGCGATGCGACCGGCTATGGCCGCCAGCGTGGTCAACGTCCCAGCTTTCGTGGCAACGAATACAAGGTCGACCTGCTGAGGAAAATTATTCTGGAAATGGTCGTCAGTGATCAAGACATCGAATCCGTCTTGGAAACTCTGGGCAAGGTCGCCAAGACGGGGACGGAAGGACAGATCGGCGATGGCAAAATCTTTCTGATGCCGATCGCCGATTCGATCGATTTCTAAGAACGCGATTTCCGGTTGGGGCTATTGCACCCAGTCTTCCATGACGATCTTTTTGTCTTGCCAATAAAAACCGTCGTCGCGCTTTTCCAAAATGCGGTGCGCGCTGCCCGGGGCCAACGGTTTTTCCGTTTCCGGCAGGTACGCCGACAAACGCTGCACCACGGAATCGAATTGCGATCGATCGTTATCGCCGGCCAACAGGTTTCGGTGTTCCAGAGGGTCGGCAGCCCGGTCGTACAATTCTTCTCCGCCGTCGGCGTAAACAATGTAACGCCAACGCGTATCACACACCGAATGGTTGCCGGCATTGTGCGTGCAAATCGCCGGACGATCGCGAACTTCGGCGGGGTCTTTCAGTTGCGGAACCAGGCTTAAACCTTCTTGACCCTCGGGGACCGACAAGCCGGTCAATTCACATAGCGTTGGATACAAATCTAATAACTCCGCCGGCGATTCGCATTTGACGTTGGCGGCAACCTTATGTTTGGTCAATCCGTCGGGAACGGAGATGATCAACGGCACTCGCGTGCTGCGTTGCCATAAGGTGTTCTTTCCCGAAACGGCCTTTTCACCCATGTGGTATCCGTGGTCGCTCCACAACACCACGATGGTCGAATCGGAAAGTCCGCTGGCGTCCAGCTGGTCCAAGATGCGGCCGACTTGGCTGTCAACGAAACTGACCGATGCCAGGTAGGACCGTGTCAGGTTTTTCAGTTGATTGTTTTCGCGCAGCCAACTGGTCCGCGGCTCGGGAAGGTCCCAGTGGATGTACCACGATGACATCGGTGTGTCGTCGCGATCGCCCGCGGGCATCGGCGGCATGGTCAGCGATTCGAATGGGTACATGTCGTACCACTTTTGGCTGACATAACAGGGCACGTGCGGCAGAAAGAATCCGGCGGCCAAAAAGAACGGTTCGTCGGACGACTTGGACAGCTGGTCCAGTTGATCCACGGCCCAAGACGCGACCACCCAGTCGCCTTTGTCTTCGTCACGGTGCGGGAACGTTCCCCAGTCCATCAGCGGGTGATCACCGCCCGGTGTCGGCGGGATCAGCTTCTTTTCGGGTTTGGCGCCGACACGGGCTGGCGGTCCCCACACGTCGGCTTCGGCATCGGATCCTTTGCCGCGCCCGTGTCCGCCGTGATGAATCTTTCCGCCCAGCAACGTCTTGTATCCGTTTGCGGAAAAGTATTGGGGCATTGTTACCAAGTCCGCCAGTTCGTCGACGTTGCGGATCCACGGCGCCAGTCCGTAAACGCCGGTGGACGTCGGTCGGCGACCGGTCATGATCGACGTGCGGCTGGGGTTACACAGCGGTGCCTGGCAGTGGGCGTTGGTGAACGTGACCCCGCGGCTGGCCAGGCGTTGCATCGCCGGCGTTTTGACTTGCGGGTGTCCGCCCAGCGGCTGGACCCAATCGTTCAGATCGTCGATGGCGATCATCAACACGTTGGGTTTCTTGGGCGATTGGTCGTCGGCGGTCGTGATGCTTTGAAGCAGCAGGACGCAAAGGGCGAGCCCCGCGAAGACCGAGAGCAAAGAGATCTTGGGCACGATGAAACCGTCGATGGAAAGTTGGCGGGCGGAACGCTTGGCGTGCCGTGGTCGGCACAGCAGGTGGGACACGAAACAACCGCATCGATCCAGTGGAACGATGCGGCTTCATGCGGCGTTCAGTATAGCCAACCGGCCGGTCGCTTGAGGACGTAGCCTGGTCCGTCTGAGACCTAGGGTTCCGACCTAGAAAATTCCCGACGCGAATCAGTTGCCCGGCGTGAATGTGTCGCGGTGGATCTTCCAATCCGACGGCGGCTTTTCGGGGATGAAGTTGTTCATGAAGTTGCTCAACCGGTTCATGCTGCCGTTTCGGGTCGCTTTGCTGAATTCGTAGATGTCGCGGTGCGGCGCGGTGCGAGCGTCATAGTTCGGGGCGTACATCACCAAACCGGCCGGCAAGAACGTGTCTTGTTGCAACACGATTTGAACCAGCTTGTACTGGGCCGCGTCTTGCTGACGTTTCGGCCAAGCTTCGATCATGATCAAATCGGGCTTGGGGGCCATCACTTGGCGGACCCAATAACGCTGTTTGATGTCGTTGGCTTTCAAGTTGAAAACGAACGGCAGCGGGCTGTCGATAATTCCTGCACCCTGCAGTTGCGGCGGCAACGCTTGGATGCGGCATTCTTTGTTGCTGCGGTCAAACTCCAACAGCTCTTTGCCGTTGCAAACCCAGTGTTCGCCGAACTGGCCATCGATGGCGGCGTGTTGTGGCTTGCCGCCTTCCATGCCTTTGTAGAACACCTTTTGGTCGACGCGGAACAGACCCTTGTCCGGTTCGGCGTACTTGATTTGACCCAGCGATGCCGACGCATAGATGCCGGCCGGTGCCGATGCGGTGTCATAGTGGTAACGATGGAACGTGCATTCCAAGGTCTTGGTGTTGCCGCTTTGCTTTTCCCAAGCCACCAGGATTTGGTCCAAGCGTGCTTGTTCGGCCGCGGACAACTGGAAGGGTGCAAGTGCGTTGTTTTGGTCGGGGGACTGTTGACCGCCCGATCGCGATGCCGAAGCGATCCGCTCCTGTGGCTGATTCGCCGTCTGGGCCGGTGCGGTAAAGCCGGCTGTCATGCCGTGCCAGGTCAGAAAGGCCATCGCCATGACCGTTGCGTGTCGCATCATCCTTGACGCCCGTTGTGTTGACTGCAAAGTCCGGTGGATCCGCGGCACGTGCCTGCGGATTGGCCACGGAGATCCGATCCGCCGCCACAGCGGGAAACTAGCAGGATGTTTCCCCGATCCGAAAGGCGAATTTGGATCAATTCGCGCTGGAAAATCCTCGGACCCCCACTTCCCAGACACTCCAGGTTGCCGGGCTTGACCGCCGTCGCCGGTGTGCGATGAGATTCGTCGTGGCGAAAAACGTGATCAGGACTGGGACAACACCGTGCAGGTGCTGGTCGCGGTGGCCACCAGCTTGCCCTTGGGACCGGTGATGTCGCACTGAACAAAACCGATCCGCAGGCCTCGTTCGACCACCGTTGCGGTCGCGGTCAGCAAGCCGTCTTTGACCGGCCGGATGAAGTTGATCTTCATCTCGATCGTCGAAAAGTCTTCGCTTTCCAACAGCGTGCGGCCGAAAGCGATCCCCATCGCCGCATCGGCCAACGCCGACACCAGGCCACCGTGCACCCGGCCCATCGGGTTATGGTGCTGGGGACCACACTTGATTCGCACGACCGCATGACCCAGCGGAGTGCCGGATTCCGGATCAGCCGGCGGCTGGACATCAAACCCGACCAGACGGCTGATCGGCGCGGTGGAGAAGCGTTCGGATTGGACGGGCAAGACGCTGTGAACCTTTGGGAATGACGGGCGACCTGGGAAATCCAGGTGATTGACGACGTCATTGTAGCGCTTGGTCGATACTTCCCGCGATCCCTCAACCGGCGATCAAATCAACCTGAATCTGATGCTGAGAATTGGCCGCGTTTTTATGGGGGGCCGGTACGTCCGCATGAGCGTTTCGCGATCCCGATAGGACTGCGCGACTTTCGCGTGTGCACCACGTCGCCCGGCCTCTCCGAGGCCGTGGGCTTTGGATACAAGCCTCGGAGAGACTTGGCTACGTGCTAGGCACTGTTTATCAATTCAACACGAAGGCCAATGAAAACGGTAACCCGACGCGTCAGCGAGGGACTCTTGATGAATGAATAACTTCGGCCCCTCGCTGACGCTTCGGGTTACCAATTGATAAACAGTGCCTAATAGGAATAGTGCAGTCCCAGGTGGATGCCGTGCACATAGATCGTATCGGTGCGAATCGCCAAGGCTGGACTCTGTTGGCCCGTTGGCGGGATCGCACTGTTGACGGCCAAGTCCGGGTCGATCATTCCCGACACCTGCAGGGCATCGGTCATGGCGATCAAGTGATAGCCGAATTTGACGTCGAATCGGGGAAAGCGGTGCCAGCCCAGCGACAGATCCATTTCCGGAATCCATCCGAACGTGTTGTCGTCCAGCGGTGACGAATTGGTGCTGCGGACCAGCAAGCCTTCGTTGATGATCGACTGGTTGCCGTCGACACTGGTGACCGTGGTTCCGCTGCGGCGGGCGCCACGTTGCAGCGATCCAAAACCGAATTTGAACAGACTGCGGAACGACCAGCATCCGGACGTGTGGCTGGTGGCCAAGCCGATTTGGCCGCCATGGAACTCGTTTTCTGCGTCGAACGTGTCGGTGACATCGATGATCGATCCGATCGGCGGCAATGTGACGTTAGGATCGATCGATGTGCTGGACGAATGGATCCGCAGTGATTCGTCGAAACGCATGTACTGGTATCCGTACAACACGTCGACTCGACCGGCAAAGCCCCGCATCCAAGGTTGATAGACGGCGATGTCCGCGCCGGCCACGTTGCTGGAACCGTTCACGCTGACCGATCCAAACGCGACATCGGGAAAGGCGATCTGCAGCGTTTCGTTGCCCGGCGTGTCACCATCGCTGACGTTAAAGAAGGGTCTCGTCAGCACGTTGAAGTTGGATTCATCGGCGCTGAAGTTGTACGTGTCTTCCCCGACCGCCCAAGCACGGAATCGCAGGCTGCGACACTGAGCTTCGTCCAACCAAGTCCCGATCATCAAACGGCCGCCCATCGTGGCGCCTTCGAACACGGTTCGGTCGCCGGCAAGTACGGTCGTATCGGCATCGTCCAAGTTGCCCGTCGATCCGGTCGTCACCAACGGCGGCAACCGATCGCCTTTTCGCCACATGGAAAGCAAATCAATGGACCCGAACCAACGATGCGGGGCGCGTACGATGTATCCGGTCGGACGGCACGCCGAACACCCGTCACAGGTCAGCGAATCACATCCGGAAATTCCGCTGTCACACGTCAACGCGTCACAGGCGGTGGATTCGATCCCGCATGCGGGTTCGCCGTAGTACTGCCCGTCATAGACGACTTCACCCGCGATTGCTTCGGCCGATACCGTCGGCGACGCGATTGACGACGGAACCGATTCGCTGACCATTGGAATCGGCGACGGCGGATCGGGCGCGACTGATTGAGCGTGAGATACCGGACGCAATTGCGGTTCCGGTGCCACTGTCATTCCGGAATCGACGCCGGCATCCACCAATCCGGCTTTGGATCGGTGGTA is from Crateriforma conspicua and encodes:
- a CDS encoding sulfatase, whose protein sequence is MPKISLLSVFAGLALCVLLLQSITTADDQSPKKPNVLMIAIDDLNDWVQPLGGHPQVKTPAMQRLASRGVTFTNAHCQAPLCNPSRTSIMTGRRPTSTGVYGLAPWIRNVDELADLVTMPQYFSANGYKTLLGGKIHHGGHGRGKGSDAEADVWGPPARVGAKPEKKLIPPTPGGDHPLMDWGTFPHRDEDKGDWVVASWAVDQLDQLSKSSDEPFFLAAGFFLPHVPCYVSQKWYDMYPFESLTMPPMPAGDRDDTPMSSWYIHWDLPEPRTSWLRENNQLKNLTRSYLASVSFVDSQVGRILDQLDASGLSDSTIVVLWSDHGYHMGEKAVSGKNTLWQRSTRVPLIISVPDGLTKHKVAANVKCESPAELLDLYPTLCELTGLSVPEGQEGLSLVPQLKDPAEVRDRPAICTHNAGNHSVCDTRWRYIVYADGGEELYDRAADPLEHRNLLAGDNDRSQFDSVVQRLSAYLPETEKPLAPGSAHRILEKRDDGFYWQDKKIVMEDWVQ
- a CDS encoding BBP7 family outer membrane beta-barrel protein, with translation MTTWPIAHAADSNDARTVPPATRSAVATRWVRRGVMALATVAVFHATAANAQGIRMKKPDRGTYQPPVSDAAVADDDRYREVDDARYHRSKAGLVDAGVDSGMTVAPEPQLRPVSHAQSVAPDPPSPIPMVSESVPSSIASPTVSAEAIAGEVVYDGQYYGEPACGIESTACDALTCDSGISGCDSLTCDGCSACRPTGYIVRAPHRWFGSIDLLSMWRKGDRLPPLVTTGSTGNLDDADTTVLAGDRTVFEGATMGGRLMIGTWLDEAQCRSLRFRAWAVGEDTYNFSADESNFNVLTRPFFNVSDGDTPGNETLQIAFPDVAFGSVSVNGSSNVAGADIAVYQPWMRGFAGRVDVLYGYQYMRFDESLRIHSSSTSIDPNVTLPPIGSIIDVTDTFDAENEFHGGQIGLATSHTSGCWSFRSLFKFGFGSLQRGARRSGTTVTSVDGNQSIINEGLLVRSTNSSPLDDNTFGWIPEMDLSLGWHRFPRFDVKFGYHLIAMTDALQVSGMIDPDLAVNSAIPPTGQQSPALAIRTDTIYVHGIHLGLHYSY
- a CDS encoding gamma carbonic anhydrase family protein, giving the protein MSDPTRYNADLVDPSAFIADTATVVGDVRLGKNVSVWFGAVLRGDLEPIIVGEDSNVQDLSVLHTDRGLPCQIGRRVTIGHSAVVHGATVEDDALIGIGAIVLSGAKVGAGAIVAAGALVTEGAEIPAGRLAVGVPAKVIRDVTEDDRDRITSNMQHYVENGQRFKAAQES
- a CDS encoding TIGR03009 domain-containing protein; protein product: MMRHATVMAMAFLTWHGMTAGFTAPAQTANQPQERIASASRSGGQQSPDQNNALAPFQLSAAEQARLDQILVAWEKQSGNTKTLECTFHRYHYDTASAPAGIYASASLGQIKYAEPDKGLFRVDQKVFYKGMEGGKPQHAAIDGQFGEHWVCNGKELLEFDRSNKECRIQALPPQLQGAGIIDSPLPFVFNLKANDIKQRYWVRQVMAPKPDLIMIEAWPKRQQDAAQYKLVQIVLQQDTFLPAGLVMYAPNYDARTAPHRDIYEFSKATRNGSMNRLSNFMNNFIPEKPPSDWKIHRDTFTPGN
- a CDS encoding Gfo/Idh/MocA family protein, with the translated sequence MTKESASTTRFGLIGTGRITRRLVADIQSTSGCEVTAVASRTMERAQWCASQYAIAEAVQGYENLLSRDDVDAVYLSLPPSLHRQWCVAAAEAGKSILCEKPLAMNSAEVAQINDACRQHGVRWLDATGWLHHPRTAAFADLIRGGRLGTVRHISVAISFFEPFQSGEHRLQRELGGGCVLDLGWYACGVARFAFGKPCRDVMATAVYRGDVPIRCTAVLRFDDDLSATISCGYDTATRKWFEIAGSDASLICDDFSRPWPDKPARCWIHDASGKVDQLDFEGHQEIRMTETLIGEDDLASLHAQAIDTQAMVDAINRSLETSSAQEPTSCI
- a CDS encoding PaaI family thioesterase produces the protein MPVQSERFSTAPISRLVGFDVQPPADPESGTPLGHAVVRIKCGPQHHNPMGRVHGGLVSALADAAMGIAFGRTLLESEDFSTIEMKINFIRPVKDGLLTATATVVERGLRIGFVQCDITGPKGKLVATATSTCTVLSQS
- a CDS encoding P-II family nitrogen regulator; its protein translation is MHLIRAVIQPTKLSTVRDALAELGVQNLTISDATGYGRQRGQRPSFRGNEYKVDLLRKIILEMVVSDQDIESVLETLGKVAKTGTEGQIGDGKIFLMPIADSIDF